The Streptomyces phaeolivaceus genome has a window encoding:
- a CDS encoding aldo/keto reductase: MTSASLGLGTYRIHPSALSDAVLCAAADPTSTWIDTAPNYLNGQAQSLLAPALAQHRIPVSTKIGFVTGRAARHAVADGALTNGAAEHGHSLSAPYVHWQCARNRTELGRDRLDLVFAHNPEQTDGDPYEALRDAFTALEAEAAAGTLSAYGVATWDGFDNGTLSIPALHQLAAEAVGTEHHHLRAIQLPVSLVTATAFTQALDGGGPIAQAAELGWHVYASAPLFGGQLPHLATPELATLISPDLTIPQACLLAAASCPGVTRILLSASTPAHWAEAQRALRCPAIPVPTLRKVLDVLAAG; encoded by the coding sequence ATGACGAGCGCGTCTCTCGGGTTGGGCACCTACCGCATCCACCCGTCGGCACTGTCCGACGCCGTCCTCTGTGCTGCCGCAGACCCGACCAGCACCTGGATCGACACGGCCCCCAACTACCTGAACGGGCAAGCCCAGTCGCTACTCGCCCCGGCTCTCGCTCAGCACCGCATCCCGGTCTCCACCAAGATCGGCTTCGTCACAGGCCGAGCCGCCAGGCACGCCGTCGCAGACGGAGCCCTCACCAACGGTGCCGCCGAACACGGACACAGTCTGAGCGCCCCATACGTCCACTGGCAATGCGCTCGCAACCGCACCGAACTCGGCCGCGACCGCCTCGACCTCGTCTTCGCCCACAACCCCGAACAGACCGACGGGGACCCGTACGAAGCTCTGCGCGATGCCTTCACCGCTCTCGAAGCAGAAGCGGCAGCCGGCACCCTGAGCGCTTATGGCGTCGCCACCTGGGACGGCTTCGACAACGGCACCCTGAGCATCCCCGCCCTGCACCAACTGGCCGCCGAAGCCGTCGGCACGGAGCACCACCACCTGCGGGCCATCCAACTGCCCGTGTCCCTCGTCACCGCCACCGCGTTCACCCAGGCCCTGGACGGAGGAGGCCCAATCGCTCAGGCAGCCGAACTCGGATGGCATGTATACGCCTCAGCGCCCCTGTTCGGCGGCCAACTCCCCCACCTGGCCACCCCCGAACTCGCCACACTCATCAGCCCCGACCTCACCATCCCCCAGGCATGCCTCCTCGCCGCGGCCTCATGCCCAGGAGTGACACGGATTCTGCTCTCCGCCTCCACCCCGGCACACTGGGCCGAGGCTCAACGGGCCCTGCGCTGCCCCGCCATCCCCGTCCCCACGCTGCGAAAGGTGCTGGATGTACTCGCCGCCGGCTAA